The Arachis hypogaea cultivar Tifrunner chromosome 16, arahy.Tifrunner.gnm2.J5K5, whole genome shotgun sequence genome contains a region encoding:
- the LOC112757424 gene encoding uncharacterized protein has translation MKLKLGIKKSLAIFSGKKQRILSRLEGITYSLFFNPNHFFDKIQKKLWQEYEGIVVQQKFYWQQLSRSNNIKFGDKNTRYFHQRANGRRKRNKITALKNDSGECIDNVEKLKRWGVDFFKILYSMDSNYNLFPLSGCFPKLVSWDYADISKGVSQEEVKAAIFDMRS, from the coding sequence ATGAAGCTAAAACTTGGAATAAAGAAGTCTTTGGCAATATTTTCAGGAAAAAAACAAAGAATCCTATCAAGATTGGAGGGAATCACCTACAGTCTTTTTTTCAATCCGAATCATTTCTTTGATAAGATCCAAAAGAAGCTCTGGCAGGAGTATGAGGGCATTGTAGTGCAACAGAAATTCTATTGGCAACAGCTATCAAGGAGTAACAACATCAAGTTTGGTGATAAAAATACTAGATACTTCCATCAGAGAGCAAATGGTAGAAGGAAAAGGAATAAGATAACAGCCCTTAAGAATGATTCAGGAGAATGTATCGATAATGTTGAGAAGCTAAAGAGATGGGGGGTTGATTTTTTCAAGATCCTATACTCTATGGATTCAAACTACAATCTTTTTCCCCTATCTGGCTGTTTTCCTAAACTTGTTAGCTGGGATTATGCTGATATTTCAAAAGGGGTCTCTCAAGAGGAAGTTAAAGCTGCCATTTTTGATATGAGAAGCTGA
- the LOC112754752 gene encoding uncharacterized protein, translating into MASGTLQTTSSRLVSLPNASVVKVSIPTKRTLINFRSNGSISSLTNNITTHAVSRNGSISSCASNMSVSSLKADENRRKSNLESLFCYDKAIPEEIIEKPVGLSLTEKDIGNNPRCTDCEAKGAVLCITCAGSGLYVDSILESQGIIVKVRCLGCGGTGNMMCTECGGRGHLGPK; encoded by the exons ATGGCTTCAGGAACACTGCAAACGACGTCGTCGAGATTGGTCTCTTTACCGAACGCTTCGGTGGTGAAGGTTTCGATTCCTACGAAGAGAACGCTGATCAATTTTCGGTCCAATGGTTCCATTTCAAGCTTGACGAATAACATAACAACTCACGCCGTTTCCCGCAATGGCTCCATTTCTAGCTGCGCCTCCAACATG TCTGTGTCAAGTTTGAAGGCAGATGAGAACAGACGCAAGAGTAATCTTGAATCTCTCTTTTGCTATGATAAGGCCATCCCAGAAGAAATAATTGAGAAGCCTGTTGGACTATCTTTGACTGAGAAAGATATCGGTAACAATCCCCGATGCACTGATTGCGAAGCTAAAGGTGCTGTGCTTTGCATCACTTGTGCTGGTTCTGGCCTATATGTTGACTCCATATTGGAAAGCCAGGGCATAATTGTCAAAGTTCGTTGCTTAG GTTGTGGAGGAACAGGTAATATGATGTGTACGGAATGCGGGGGACGGGGTCATCTGGGACCAAAATGA
- the LOC112754751 gene encoding protein PNS1, with product MASCAGTRFGNTTKMSLRIIFQILFYLHLLLTAATVIFITVYGLTSESGGQHFHPMKWYPPVLASTACGGIIGFMWQWITFSYPRNALKAAFWLGPLLTCLMAGMFVYMGTATSLIVGLVSFCSALAQSLYGCWARPRFEYATNILSVSTAFPPAKTRVLVLATIVIGTLYCCFLVSGIGGATALQDKFKLAFIFILVIMLSLGWTMQFLKNVIQLTISRVTYLQILGNPMDTYEALRDSINRSVGCIAIGSILLPVFTLFRGFGRSMSLLGGEDEILFCCVSSYMGMVNVLPKFGNRWSFVHIGVYNKEFVDASGDIWEIFTRARMLPLIDSDLTGALCFLSGVAVGAFCSMVCGIWILVMHQSYALEVSIYAFLIGYFMCRLAMGWLQACVAAYYVAYGENPENDQFDSTIPARLEQIQRSQALQLF from the exons ATGGCTTCTTGCGCAGGCACAAGATTTGGAAACACAACAAAAATGTCATTGAGAATCATCTTTCAGATCCTTTTCTACTTGCATTTGCTCCTAACAGCAGCCACAGTGATCTTCATCACTGTTTATGGCCTGACCTCGGAATCTGGCGGCCAGCATTTCCACCCTATGAAGTGGTACCCTCCAGTTCTAGCTTCGACGGCATGTGGCGGAATAATCGGTTTCATGTGGCAATGGATCACTTTCAGCTACCCAAGAAACGCACTCAAGGCAGCATTTTGGCTAGGTCCCCTGCTAACATGTTTAATGGCTGGGATGTTTGTGTACATGGGCACAGCAACTAGTCTTATAGTGGGATTAGTTTCCTTCTGTTCTGCATTAGCTCAATCCCTCTATGGTTGTTGGGCCAGACCCAGATTCGAATATGCGACGAATATCTTGTCAGTTTCAACAGCTTTTCCACCTGCTAAAACCAGAGTGTTGGTACTCGCGACAATTGTAATTGGAACCCTTTATTGCTGTTTTCTTGTATCCGGGATCGGTGGAGCTACAGCCCTTCAAGACAAATTCAAATTGGCTTTCATTTTCATCTTGGTGATTATGCTGAGCCTGGGATGGACCATGCAGTTTCTCAAGAATGTAATACAACTCACCATTTCAAGGGTCACATATCTGCAGATACTTGGAAATCCCATGGATACTTATGAGGCGCTTCGTGACAGTATCAATCGTTCTGTTGGATGTATCGCCATTGGCTCAATCCTTCTCCCAGTCTTCACTCTCTTCCGCGGTTTTGGACGCTCGATGAGTCTACTTGGAGGAGAAGATGAGATCCTGTTTTGCTGTGTTAGTTCTTATATGGGGATGGTAAACGTTCTTCCGAAGTTTGGGAACCGATGGAGTTTTGTACATATTGGAGTCTATAACAAAGAGTTTGTGGACGCATCTGGTGATATTTGGGAAATATTCACTAGAGCTAGAATGTTGCCACTCATAGACTCGGATCTAACCGGAGCATTATGTTTCCTTAGCGGAGTAGCTGTAGGTGCATTTTGTTCTATGGTGTGTGGAATTTGGATCCTTGTGATGCATCAGAGCTATGCCCTGGAAGTATCCATTTATGCTTTCTTGATTGGCTATTTCATG TGTCGATTGGCAATGGGGTGGCTACAGGCATGTGTTGCGGCATACTATGTTGCCTACGGAGAGAATCCGGAGAACGATCAATTCGACTCAACAATTCCAGCACGCTTGGAGCAGATTCAAAGATCTCAAGCTCTGCAACTATTCTga